The Osmerus eperlanus chromosome 15, fOsmEpe2.1, whole genome shotgun sequence genome includes a window with the following:
- the LOC134034814 gene encoding uncharacterized protein LOC134034814: protein MSDEGKLFVGGLSFDTTEDSLAAAFSKYGNIDKVDVIRDKETGRSRGFGFVKYDNADDAKEALEDMNGKTVDGRTIRVDEAGKGGGRSGGGGGGGGYRGGSRGGGYGGGGGYGGGGGYGGGGDRGYSGRSYDGGDRGYGGGGGDRGYGGGGGGYRSGGGGGYSSGGGGYRDNN, encoded by the coding sequence ATGTCCGACGAAGGAAAACTTTTCGTCGGTGGCCTGAGCTTCGACACAACCGAAGACTCTTTGGCGGCGGCTTTCTCCAAGTATGGAAACATAGATAAAGTTGATGTgatcagagacaaagagacaggaagGTCTCGTGGATTCGGCTTCGTCAAGTACGACAACGCCGATGACGCAAAGGAGGCGTTGGAAGACATGAACGGAAAAACCGTGGATGGCAGGACGATCCGCGTGGATGAAGCAGGAAAGGGTGGCGGCCgttcaggaggaggtggaggcggcGGTGGCTACAGAGGAGGATCCCGCGGTGGTGGATATGGCGGTGGCGGAGGATATGGCGGCGGTGGAGGATATGGCGGTGGTGGAGATCGGGGATACAGCGGCAGGAGCTATGATGGAGGCGATCGGGGCTATGGCGGCGGCGGTGGAGATCGAGGCTATGGCGGCGGTGGTGGAGGCTAcaggagtggtggtggtggcgggtATTCCTCCGGCGGCGGTGGCTACAGGGACAATAATTAG